From the Helicobacter pylori genome, one window contains:
- a CDS encoding pyridoxal phosphate-dependent aminotransferase, whose protein sequence is MSYSSKVQSLSESATIAISTLAKELKSQGKDILSFSAGEPDFDTPQAIKDAAIKALNDGFTKYTPVAGIPELLKAIAFKLKKENNLDYEPSEILVSNGAKQSLFNAIQALIEEGDEVVIPVPFWVTYPELVKYSGGVSQFIQTDEKSHFKITPKQLKDALSPKTKMLILTTPSNPTGMLYSKAELEALGEVLKETKVWVLSDEIYEKLVFKGEFVSCAAVSEEMKKRTITINGLSKSVAMTGWRMGYAASKDKKLVKLMNNLQSQCTSNINSITQMASIVALEGLVDKEIETMRQAFEKRCHLAHEKINAIEGLNALKPDGAFYLFINIGSLCGGDSMRFCHELLEKEGVALVPGKAFGLEGYVRLSFACSEEQIEKGIERIARFVKSKG, encoded by the coding sequence ATGTCCTATTCTTCTAAAGTCCAATCCCTTTCAGAATCCGCAACGATCGCTATCAGCACGCTCGCTAAAGAATTAAAATCGCAAGGAAAAGATATTTTGAGTTTTTCAGCGGGTGAGCCTGATTTTGACACCCCACAAGCAATTAAAGATGCGGCTATAAAAGCCCTAAATGACGGCTTTACAAAATACACTCCAGTGGCTGGTATCCCTGAATTACTCAAAGCGATCGCTTTTAAATTGAAAAAAGAAAACAACTTGGATTATGAACCGAGTGAAATTCTAGTGAGCAATGGCGCTAAGCAAAGCTTGTTCAATGCGATTCAAGCTTTAATAGAAGAGGGCGATGAGGTGGTTATCCCTGTGCCTTTTTGGGTAACTTACCCTGAGCTTGTGAAATACAGCGGAGGAGTGAGTCAATTCATTCAAACCGATGAAAAAAGCCATTTTAAAATCACTCCCAAACAGCTTAAAGACGCCTTAAGCCCCAAAACAAAAATGCTCATTCTCACCACCCCATCAAACCCTACCGGCATGCTTTATAGTAAGGCGGAATTAGAGGCTTTGGGCGAAGTTTTAAAAGAGACCAAAGTTTGGGTGCTTAGCGATGAAATTTATGAAAAGCTTGTTTTTAAAGGGGAGTTTGTTTCTTGCGCGGCAGTGAGCGAAGAGATGAAAAAACGCACCATTACCATTAATGGCTTGAGCAAGTCAGTGGCGATGACAGGTTGGCGTATGGGCTATGCGGCGAGCAAGGATAAAAAATTAGTCAAATTGATGAACAACTTGCAAAGCCAATGCACTTCCAATATCAATTCTATCACGCAAATGGCTTCTATTGTGGCGCTTGAAGGGTTGGTGGATAAAGAAATTGAAACGATGCGTCAGGCTTTTGAAAAACGCTGTCATTTAGCCCACGAAAAAATCAATGCGATTGAAGGGCTAAACGCTTTAAAACCTGATGGGGCGTTTTATCTGTTTATTAATATTGGCAGTCTTTGTGGGGGGGATTCAATGCGATTTTGCCATGAGTTGTTAGAAAAAGAAGGCGTGGCGTTAGTGCCTGGAAAGGCTTTTGGATTGGAAGGCTATGTCCGTTTGTCTTTTGCATGTTCAGAAGAACAGATTGAAAAGGGGATTGAACGCATCGCTCGCTTTGTCAAATCAAAGGGGTAA
- a CDS encoding outer membrane protein: protein MKKFVVFKTLCLSVVLGNSLVATEGSTEVQKQLEKPKDYKAVKGEKNAWYLGISYQVGQASQSVKNPPKSSEFNYPKFPVGKTDYLAVMQGLGLTVGYKQFFGQKRWFGARYYGFMDYGHAVFGANALTSDNGGVCKLNEPCATKVGTMGNLSDMFTYGVGIDTLYNVINKEDASFGFFFGAQIAGNSWGNTTGAFLETKSPYKHTSYSLDPAIFQFLFNLGIRTHIGRHQEFDFGVKIPTINVYYFNHGNLSFTYRRQYSLYVGYRYNF, encoded by the coding sequence ATGAAAAAGTTTGTAGTGTTTAAAACGCTCTGTTTATCGGTAGTGTTAGGTAATAGTCTTGTGGCAACAGAAGGTAGCACAGAAGTGCAAAAGCAATTGGAAAAGCCAAAAGACTATAAAGCAGTGAAAGGCGAGAAAAACGCTTGGTATTTGGGGATCAGCTATCAAGTCGGTCAGGCTTCACAAAGCGTTAAAAACCCCCCAAAGAGCAGTGAATTTAACTATCCTAAGTTCCCTGTGGGTAAAACCGACTATCTGGCCGTTATGCAAGGCTTAGGGCTTACTGTGGGTTATAAGCAGTTTTTCGGACAGAAGAGATGGTTTGGTGCCCGTTATTACGGCTTTATGGATTATGGGCATGCCGTGTTTGGAGCGAACGCTTTGACATCAGATAATGGTGGGGTGTGCAAACTCAATGAGCCATGTGCGACCAAAGTAGGGACTATGGGCAATCTGTCTGACATGTTCACTTATGGTGTGGGTATTGACACTTTATACAATGTCATTAATAAAGAAGACGCGAGTTTTGGGTTCTTTTTTGGGGCTCAAATTGCGGGTAACTCTTGGGGTAATACGACAGGGGCCTTTTTGGAAACTAAAAGCCCTTATAAGCACACCTCTTATAGCCTTGATCCGGCGATTTTCCAGTTCCTTTTTAATTTAGGGATTCGCACCCATATTGGTCGGCATCAAGAATTTGACTTTGGCGTGAAGATTCCTACTATCAATGTTTATTACTTTAACCATGGGAATTTGAGCTTCACTTACCGCCGTCAATACAGCCTTTATGTAGGGTATCGTTACAATTTCTGA